The Paraburkholderia sp. SOS3 genome includes a region encoding these proteins:
- a CDS encoding MFS transporter, producing the protein MQCERGLNNAVRAMGHRWKVLGVGFAANASFAAAFSGIPATAVYLRADYHLANSALGLVLGMLGLGIALSEVPWGLLTDRWGDRRVLLLGLASTGAALAAMAMFAVARSADASSHAFALVSGPVADHARSFVVLAGGLLVVGLLGGSVNGSSGRAVMAWFAEGERGFAMSIRQTAVPAGGGLGALVLPALASQGGFAAVFGLLALLCGVTTALTWYWLHEPPPSSASATEAAAMPGARHAVSPLRDLSVWRVALGIGMLCVPQAAVITFTAVFLHDFVHANLVMISATLVTVQAGASVARISSGRWTDRRGNRRAYLRACSLITALLFAVIAIVVILMTGAGPHGQTQRVMLAGMLAMAGLCASAWHGVAFTELATLAGTRRAGTSLAMGNTGAFMTLFVTPLAIPLLLSAGSWPAVWAAASVCALVAILVFPRPLPRATVRSTAARV; encoded by the coding sequence ATGCAGTGCGAACGAGGTTTGAACAATGCGGTCCGTGCGATGGGCCATCGGTGGAAGGTGCTGGGCGTCGGCTTTGCCGCCAACGCGAGCTTTGCGGCCGCGTTCTCGGGCATCCCCGCGACCGCGGTATATCTGCGCGCGGACTACCACCTTGCCAATAGCGCATTGGGACTTGTGCTCGGGATGCTCGGTCTCGGTATTGCGTTGAGCGAAGTACCATGGGGCCTGCTGACCGATCGTTGGGGCGACCGTCGCGTGCTGCTGCTCGGGCTTGCGTCGACGGGCGCGGCGTTGGCCGCGATGGCGATGTTTGCGGTTGCGCGTAGTGCCGACGCGTCCAGCCACGCTTTCGCTCTCGTGTCCGGTCCGGTGGCCGATCATGCGCGAAGTTTCGTCGTGCTCGCAGGCGGGTTGCTCGTGGTTGGCCTGCTAGGCGGCAGTGTCAACGGTTCGAGCGGGCGGGCCGTGATGGCGTGGTTTGCCGAAGGCGAACGCGGTTTCGCGATGAGCATCCGGCAAACCGCGGTACCTGCGGGCGGCGGGCTCGGCGCGCTGGTGTTGCCCGCGTTGGCATCGCAAGGCGGATTCGCCGCTGTGTTCGGCCTGCTTGCCTTGTTGTGCGGCGTGACCACGGCCTTGACATGGTATTGGTTGCACGAGCCGCCGCCGTCGTCTGCGTCGGCGACCGAGGCTGCGGCGATGCCCGGCGCGCGCCATGCCGTCTCGCCGCTGCGCGACTTGAGCGTATGGCGGGTCGCGCTCGGCATCGGCATGCTCTGCGTACCGCAGGCTGCGGTCATCACGTTTACCGCCGTCTTTCTGCACGACTTCGTTCACGCGAATCTCGTGATGATCAGCGCGACCCTCGTGACCGTGCAAGCAGGCGCCTCCGTCGCACGCATCTCGAGCGGCCGCTGGACCGATCGACGCGGCAACCGGCGCGCGTATCTGCGCGCCTGCAGTCTCATCACCGCGCTCCTGTTTGCGGTTATCGCGATCGTCGTCATATTGATGACGGGGGCCGGTCCCCACGGTCAAACGCAACGCGTGATGCTGGCGGGCATGCTTGCCATGGCCGGTTTGTGCGCATCGGCATGGCATGGTGTCGCATTCACCGAACTCGCGACGCTCGCCGGCACGCGCCGCGCGGGCACGTCTCTCGCGATGGGCAACACGGGCGCGTTCATGACGTTGTTCGTCACGCCGCTGGCTATTCCGCTGCTTTTGTCAGCGGGATCATGGCCCGCGGTGTGGGCCGCAGCGAGCGTGTGCGCGCTCGTGGCAATACTCGTATTTCCGCGGCCGCTGCCGCGCGCAACCGTGCGCTCGACCGCCGCTCGGGTCTGA
- a CDS encoding response regulator transcription factor, whose product MLADDHPFVLLGIQATLAEQCDVRVVGEATSPASLFEVMQRTACDVLVTDLAMPNESGDAEDGLRLIRRIRSDWPQVRIVVLTSLTNAAILRSIISAGVLGMLNKIESMDELAAAIRAAGAGRPHVSRSVLDALSSTNGETLTLLPMRDLSPRQTEVLRLFVRGHSISEIAQHLGRDVRTVSRQKRDAMAKLGVSNDPGLFAFVRAHGLS is encoded by the coding sequence ATTCTGGCGGACGATCATCCGTTCGTACTGCTCGGCATCCAGGCCACGCTTGCCGAGCAGTGCGACGTGCGTGTAGTCGGTGAGGCGACGAGTCCGGCGTCGCTGTTCGAAGTCATGCAGCGCACCGCTTGCGACGTGCTCGTCACCGATCTCGCCATGCCGAACGAATCAGGCGATGCCGAGGATGGGCTGCGCCTGATCCGGCGCATCCGCAGCGACTGGCCTCAGGTGCGCATCGTCGTGCTGACGAGTCTGACCAATGCAGCGATTCTTCGTTCGATCATCTCGGCGGGCGTGCTCGGCATGCTCAACAAGATCGAGTCGATGGACGAACTCGCGGCCGCGATTCGTGCAGCGGGTGCCGGCCGCCCGCACGTGAGCCGCTCGGTGCTCGACGCGCTCTCGTCAACCAACGGCGAAACGTTGACGCTGCTGCCGATGCGCGATCTGTCGCCGCGCCAGACCGAGGTGCTGCGCCTGTTCGTGCGCGGTCATTCGATCTCGGAGATCGCCCAGCATCTGGGCCGCGACGTGCGCACGGTCAGCCGTCAGAAGCGCGACGCGATGGCGAAGCTTGGCGTGAGCAACGATCCCGGCCTGTTCGCTTTTGTGCGCGCACACGGTCTCTCATGA
- a CDS encoding response regulator transcription factor, with protein MNARNDITAPVRTIIADDHPLVLLAIENLMSTYPNMEVVGRAADSSQLFAEAGRVSCDLVVMDLYMPGGLYGDGLDMVREFRARFPEVVLVVLTMETDADALQKVIALGVGAIVSKRDRIDLIHVAIITALAHECYLGPAIRVLLADATIARRLDYVRQVLSRREIEVLTLYASGLGVTEIAAKLGRSVKTISAQKCTAMRKLSLHSDADLFRFAVEHGVIAADRA; from the coding sequence ATGAATGCCAGGAACGACATCACCGCGCCAGTTCGAACGATCATTGCCGACGATCATCCGCTCGTGCTGCTGGCGATTGAGAATCTGATGTCGACGTATCCCAACATGGAAGTCGTGGGACGCGCTGCAGATTCTTCTCAATTGTTCGCCGAAGCGGGGCGAGTGTCGTGCGATCTGGTCGTTATGGATCTGTACATGCCCGGAGGCTTGTACGGCGATGGACTCGACATGGTTCGCGAATTCCGGGCGCGTTTCCCCGAGGTCGTGCTCGTCGTGCTGACCATGGAAACCGATGCGGATGCGCTGCAGAAGGTCATCGCGCTCGGCGTCGGCGCCATTGTGAGCAAACGTGACCGGATCGATCTGATTCATGTTGCGATCATCACGGCACTTGCGCACGAGTGCTATCTTGGCCCCGCGATCCGCGTGCTGCTTGCGGATGCAACGATCGCCCGCAGACTCGACTACGTTCGTCAAGTGTTGTCTCGGCGCGAGATCGAAGTTCTGACTCTTTACGCATCTGGCTTGGGCGTGACTGAGATCGCGGCGAAACTCGGCCGCAGCGTTAAGACCATCAGCGCGCAAAAGTGCACAGCGATGCGCAAGCTGTCGTTGCATAGCGACGCGGACCTGTTCAGGTTTGCCGTCGAACACGGTGTCATTGCCGCCGATCGTGCGTAG
- a CDS encoding response regulator transcription factor, which yields MDQIIRIIVADDHSSVRLGVSKLLDSVPHMSVVGVASDTLALAELLDTCPCDLIVSDIGMPGIDGESNAIIFLRRTLRYVPQVPIVILTMIHQTRTLAGLLNMGAAAIVDKRDAAASLITAIEAAYAGRRFLSKHAREAIGDAAKVQPGAAVLSAREWEVFRLYVQGLTIQQIAERLSRSGKTISTQKRNAMRKLGLEDELSLIAYARQIGLT from the coding sequence ATGGATCAGATTATCCGGATCATCGTCGCCGATGACCACAGCAGCGTTCGCCTCGGCGTCAGCAAACTGCTCGACAGCGTCCCCCATATGTCGGTGGTGGGCGTGGCGTCGGACACGCTCGCGCTTGCCGAGTTGCTCGATACGTGCCCGTGCGATCTGATCGTATCGGACATCGGCATGCCGGGCATCGACGGGGAGAGCAACGCAATTATCTTTCTGCGGCGCACGCTGCGTTACGTGCCTCAAGTGCCGATCGTCATTCTGACGATGATCCATCAAACAAGAACACTGGCGGGACTGTTGAACATGGGCGCGGCCGCGATCGTCGACAAGCGCGACGCTGCCGCTTCGCTGATTACCGCAATCGAAGCCGCGTATGCGGGCCGGCGCTTCCTTTCGAAGCACGCCCGCGAAGCAATCGGCGACGCCGCGAAAGTGCAGCCGGGCGCCGCGGTGCTGAGCGCGCGAGAGTGGGAGGTGTTCAGACTCTACGTGCAGGGCCTGACGATCCAGCAGATCGCCGAGCGGCTCTCGCGCAGCGGCAAGACGATCAGCACGCAGAAGCGCAACGCGATGCGCAAGCTGGGGCTCGAAGATGAACTCAGCCTGATCGCCTATGCGAGGCAGATCGGCTTGACGTGA
- the aqpZ gene encoding aquaporin Z: MASLGKRLVVEGAGTAWLVFVGCGSAVLNAGAVQQGWGVLEVPFAFGLALTTAIAVLGRVSGAHFNPAVTIGFATAQRFPIRDLLPYIAAQLLGALLGAALLAYVASGRPGFDLSASAFGANGYDDHSPSDYRLRAALAVEFAMSFVFVFVNLSMLARNRSASFAPFVIGACFTLIYLVATPVTNASVNPARSTAAALFVGDWALDQLWLFWAAPMAGGLLAGLAYPLMCELGNAANASDVHEDGAAPRDFR; this comes from the coding sequence ATGGCAAGCCTGGGTAAACGGTTGGTAGTCGAAGGTGCCGGTACGGCCTGGCTCGTATTCGTCGGTTGCGGCAGCGCGGTCCTGAACGCGGGGGCGGTGCAGCAGGGTTGGGGCGTACTGGAAGTGCCGTTTGCATTCGGTCTCGCGCTGACGACGGCGATCGCGGTACTCGGACGCGTGTCGGGCGCGCATTTCAATCCCGCGGTGACGATCGGCTTTGCGACTGCACAGCGCTTCCCGATTCGAGATCTGCTGCCGTACATCGCGGCTCAGTTGCTCGGTGCGCTGCTCGGTGCCGCACTGCTCGCCTATGTGGCGAGCGGCCGCCCGGGTTTCGATCTCAGCGCCAGTGCGTTCGGCGCGAACGGCTACGACGATCATTCACCGTCCGATTACCGGCTTCGTGCGGCGCTCGCCGTCGAGTTCGCGATGTCGTTCGTGTTCGTCTTCGTCAATCTCTCGATGCTGGCGCGAAACAGGTCGGCATCGTTCGCACCGTTCGTGATCGGCGCCTGCTTCACGCTGATCTATCTGGTCGCGACGCCCGTGACCAATGCATCGGTCAACCCTGCGCGTTCGACCGCCGCAGCGCTCTTCGTCGGCGACTGGGCGCTCGATCAGCTGTGGCTGTTCTGGGCGGCGCCGATGGCCGGCGGTCTGCTCGCGGGCCTCGCGTACCCGCTGATGTGTGAACTGGGCAACGCCGCTAACGCATCCGACGTGCACGAAGACGGGGCCGCTCCCCGCGATTTCCGCTGA
- a CDS encoding ATP-binding protein has translation MAGHDRRSRVTMQNDPDARARLYRSIGRSLRRWIVRALMLAALFAVYRAVFASPALIDAAPSSGARSTQTFPRKLTIGVLASGWSPFEEFDDGELTGLSVDYLRALAGPDVEFDVKTYADMPQLLAAACANQIDVLMSVARTPEREHCVVFTAPYFEASTSVVTRTDDVDAPERVRSGAVRVAVERGFLLDSVLRERFPRARIDAFEDTAAALHAVERGDDDVYFGYTPAVQHYLAHHEFAALKVVLEERPRNSELRFAVPRSRTVWRNDLNRALTALPAQQAVAIRTRWIADAQGAHTAAAMPAGDDARKEGNPTVTALRLLPLLIGIGVTLLVTLRAYSLLQREVRRREQTERELAAQLNFQQTMMEMVPYPLVAKDLNRRYIAVNQAFERLTGLSRAAVIGRTSTDVLAWGEENIESLERLTAHSLATGERAEAELQFADHAGDDRRGLFSVCICHDVDGAPSCVLGTLIDITDIRRAEMLARETERRLFDVTRSLPAVVFQLRRAPDGAYSFPYIGGDTKYWLGRDSGTLIRGSAVNFGRVSVEDRPLVMAALERSASAATPIHLEFRMASIDDSRWVRAELVPRAEADGGTVWSGYWVDASAERLRSDELARARDLAEAASRAKDDFLAMMSHEIRTPMNGVLGLVEVLERTRLDADQGEMLRMIHESAGALLQILDDLLDYSKIEAGRLTIEAEPLDLRDMVDTAVGLLAARAHEKGLKVRVDVEPQVAALMHGDSVRLRQILFNLLGNAIKFTPSGEVDVHVAVVRHTDAGQVLRITVEDTGIGIAPEVQARLFEPFVQAETSTTRRFGGTGLGLTICRKLVDLMGGTLELHSTPDVGTRMTLQLLMPVESPSYTVGGLRGKRGLVAVADRRVRQALLHFGAALGIELRAVSDGAPELRDAHALAAVDLVFIGDGFEVASHALPHARVIRLTEKPKPTGYRIVDDTVRVSVNPISWRGLGAACAAALTGLAPKPARERVRGEQIEPATPPDRERAIASGRLVLVAEDHPVNQELIRHQLALLGFACDVVNDGEEALQALERTRYGFLITDCHMPNLSGYELARRVRAAEAGGAAHLPIVGITANTAAEDLKACRDAGMDDCLIKPTRIATLREHLSRWIAADGHRRPGYDSAPAVDSDSASGSGAAPSAATEGRDGAAEPFVPVDLAHLTRIWGSESTVKALLDSFVSSVRDDVRALPPLLEEPDVDALRAWHHRVAGAVGVLQYPPLFSVLEDYRRGIADSEPERLRLEGLALVRKCNAMLDGIEGQAALLA, from the coding sequence ATGGCGGGCCATGACCGCCGCTCGCGCGTGACGATGCAGAACGATCCCGACGCGCGCGCCCGGCTTTACCGTTCCATCGGCCGCTCGCTGCGTCGCTGGATAGTGCGAGCGCTGATGCTGGCGGCGCTGTTTGCAGTGTATCGGGCCGTCTTCGCATCGCCTGCCCTTATCGACGCGGCGCCGTCATCCGGTGCGCGCAGTACGCAAACCTTCCCCCGCAAACTGACGATCGGTGTGCTCGCGAGCGGGTGGTCGCCGTTCGAAGAGTTCGACGACGGTGAGCTGACCGGCCTCAGCGTGGATTACCTGCGCGCGCTTGCAGGCCCCGATGTCGAATTCGACGTGAAAACCTATGCGGACATGCCGCAACTGCTCGCCGCTGCATGCGCGAATCAGATCGACGTGTTGATGAGCGTCGCGCGCACGCCCGAACGCGAGCATTGCGTTGTGTTCACCGCCCCGTATTTCGAAGCGTCGACTTCGGTCGTCACCCGCACGGACGATGTCGACGCGCCCGAGCGCGTGCGAAGCGGCGCCGTGCGCGTCGCGGTCGAGCGCGGCTTCCTGCTCGACAGTGTGTTGCGCGAGCGCTTTCCGCGCGCGCGCATCGACGCGTTCGAAGACACGGCGGCGGCCTTGCATGCAGTCGAACGTGGCGACGACGATGTCTATTTCGGCTACACGCCAGCGGTGCAGCACTACCTCGCTCATCACGAATTCGCCGCGCTCAAGGTGGTCCTGGAAGAGCGGCCGCGCAACAGCGAATTGCGCTTCGCCGTGCCGCGCAGTCGGACCGTCTGGCGCAACGATCTCAATCGCGCGTTGACGGCGTTGCCTGCGCAACAGGCGGTCGCGATCCGTACGCGCTGGATCGCGGACGCCCAAGGCGCGCACACGGCTGCCGCGATGCCGGCCGGCGACGACGCGCGCAAGGAAGGCAATCCGACCGTCACCGCATTGCGTTTGCTGCCGCTGCTGATCGGCATCGGCGTCACGCTGCTCGTGACCTTGCGCGCGTATTCGCTGCTGCAGCGCGAGGTGCGGCGCCGCGAGCAAACGGAGCGCGAACTCGCCGCGCAGCTGAACTTCCAGCAGACGATGATGGAGATGGTGCCGTACCCGCTCGTCGCGAAAGATCTGAACCGCCGCTATATCGCCGTCAATCAGGCGTTCGAGCGGCTGACCGGCTTGAGCCGCGCAGCGGTGATCGGCCGAACGAGCACCGATGTGCTTGCGTGGGGCGAAGAAAACATCGAAAGCCTCGAGCGCTTGACCGCGCATTCGTTGGCGACGGGCGAGCGCGCGGAAGCCGAACTGCAGTTCGCCGATCACGCGGGCGACGACCGCCGCGGTCTGTTTTCGGTCTGCATCTGCCACGACGTCGATGGCGCGCCGTCGTGCGTGCTCGGCACGCTGATCGACATCACGGACATCCGCCGCGCCGAGATGCTTGCGCGCGAAACCGAACGGCGTCTGTTCGACGTGACGCGATCGCTGCCCGCGGTGGTGTTCCAGCTACGGCGCGCGCCCGACGGCGCGTATTCGTTCCCGTATATCGGCGGCGATACGAAATACTGGCTCGGCCGCGACAGCGGCACGCTGATCCGCGGCAGCGCCGTGAACTTCGGCCGCGTGAGCGTGGAAGACCGCCCGCTCGTGATGGCCGCGCTCGAGCGCTCGGCGAGCGCTGCGACGCCGATCCATCTCGAGTTCCGGATGGCGAGCATCGACGATTCGCGCTGGGTGCGCGCCGAACTCGTGCCGCGCGCCGAGGCGGATGGCGGCACGGTCTGGAGCGGCTACTGGGTCGACGCGAGCGCGGAGCGCCTGCGTTCCGATGAACTCGCGCGCGCCCGCGATCTTGCCGAAGCCGCGTCGCGCGCCAAAGACGACTTCCTCGCGATGATGAGCCACGAAATTCGCACGCCGATGAACGGCGTGCTCGGGCTCGTCGAAGTGCTCGAGCGCACGCGCCTGGACGCGGACCAGGGCGAGATGCTGCGGATGATCCACGAATCGGCTGGCGCGCTGCTGCAGATTCTCGACGACCTGCTCGACTATTCGAAGATCGAAGCAGGGCGTCTCACGATCGAAGCCGAGCCGCTCGATCTGCGCGATATGGTCGATACGGCCGTCGGGCTGCTCGCCGCGCGTGCTCACGAAAAAGGCCTGAAGGTGCGCGTCGATGTCGAGCCGCAGGTGGCGGCCTTGATGCACGGCGATAGCGTGCGCCTGAGGCAGATCCTTTTCAATCTGCTTGGCAATGCGATCAAGTTCACGCCGTCCGGCGAGGTCGATGTGCACGTGGCGGTGGTGCGGCATACCGACGCGGGACAAGTGCTGCGTATCACCGTCGAAGATACCGGCATCGGCATCGCGCCTGAAGTGCAGGCCCGGCTTTTCGAGCCGTTCGTGCAAGCCGAGACGTCGACGACACGCCGCTTCGGCGGCACGGGCCTGGGGCTCACGATTTGCCGCAAGCTCGTCGATCTGATGGGCGGCACACTCGAACTGCACAGCACGCCCGATGTCGGCACGCGCATGACGCTGCAACTGCTGATGCCGGTCGAGTCGCCGAGCTATACGGTCGGCGGTTTGCGTGGCAAGCGAGGCCTCGTCGCCGTTGCCGACAGGCGGGTCCGGCAGGCGCTGCTGCATTTCGGCGCGGCGCTCGGCATCGAACTGCGTGCCGTGTCCGACGGCGCGCCGGAACTGCGCGACGCGCATGCGCTCGCTGCCGTCGATCTCGTCTTCATCGGCGATGGCTTCGAGGTTGCCTCTCACGCGCTGCCGCATGCGCGCGTGATTCGCCTGACCGAAAAACCGAAGCCGACCGGCTATCGGATCGTCGACGATACGGTGCGCGTAAGCGTCAATCCCATTTCATGGCGCGGCCTTGGCGCCGCATGCGCGGCGGCGCTGACCGGTCTCGCGCCGAAGCCAGCGCGCGAGCGCGTGCGCGGCGAGCAGATCGAGCCAGCCACGCCGCCCGATCGCGAACGCGCGATTGCGAGCGGCCGGCTCGTGCTTGTCGCCGAAGATCATCCGGTCAATCAGGAACTGATTCGCCATCAGCTTGCGTTGCTCGGCTTCGCATGCGATGTGGTGAACGATGGCGAAGAAGCGCTGCAAGCGCTCGAACGGACGCGCTACGGCTTTCTGATTACCGATTGCCATATGCCGAATCTTTCGGGTTACGAACTGGCGCGCCGCGTACGCGCCGCCGAAGCGGGCGGCGCGGCGCATCTGCCGATCGTCGGCATCACGGCGAATACCGCGGCCGAAGATCTGAAAGCGTGCCGCGACGCGGGCATGGACGATTGCCTGATCAAGCCGACGCGGATCGCTACGTTGCGTGAGCATCTGAGCCGCTGGATCGCAGCCGACGGTCATCGCCGGCCCGGGTACGACAGTGCCCCGGCTGTGGACAGCGATAGCGCTTCGGGGTCCGGCGCCGCGCCGTCGGCGGCCACGGAAGGCCGCGATGGAGCGGCCGAGCCGTTCGTGCCCGTCGACCTCGCGCATCTGACGCGCATCTGGGGTAGCGAATCGACGGTGAAAGCATTGCTCGATTCGTTCGTCTCGTCGGTCCGCGACGATGTGCGCGCGTTGCCGCCGCTGCTCGAAGAGCCGGACGTCGACGCATTGCGCGCGTGGCATCATCGCGTCGCGGGCGCGGTCGGCGTGCTGCAATATCCGCCGCTTTTCAGCGTGCTCGAAGACTATCGCCGCGGCATCGCCGACAGCGAGCCCGAGCGTCTGCGTCTCGAGGGCCTTGCGCTCGTGCGCAAGTGCAACGCGATGCTCGACGGCATCGAAGGGCAAGCGGCGCTGCTCGCCTAG
- a CDS encoding CHRD domain-containing protein has translation MAFRKLKLAAMLFVLVSSAACADTVALKADLEPSSEVPPRVSHGHGALNATFDTATSSLQWTITYDGLSGPATAAHFHGPAPVGQNAAVVVPIDKKALANPIKGSATLTEKQVTDLMAGQWYFNIHTAQNPTGEIRGQVLPAN, from the coding sequence ATGGCCTTTCGTAAGTTGAAGCTTGCTGCAATGTTGTTCGTGCTTGTCTCGAGCGCCGCATGTGCGGATACCGTAGCACTGAAGGCGGATCTCGAGCCGTCGAGCGAAGTGCCGCCGCGCGTGAGCCACGGCCACGGCGCATTGAACGCGACGTTCGATACGGCGACGAGTTCGCTGCAATGGACGATCACGTACGATGGCTTGTCCGGGCCCGCGACGGCCGCGCACTTTCATGGTCCGGCGCCGGTCGGCCAGAACGCGGCGGTCGTGGTGCCGATCGACAAGAAGGCGCTGGCGAATCCGATCAAGGGATCGGCGACGCTCACCGAAAAGCAGGTCACGGACCTGATGGCGGGGCAGTGGTACTTCAACATCCATACCGCGCAGAATCCGACGGGTGAGATTCGCGGGCAGGTGCTGCCGGCGAACTGA
- a CDS encoding alpha/beta hydrolase has product MSWQSALACWILRRQCLPHTKRPEVSAEHARAMTARRVWSPHVPRGWQLREQYGESDWPLRGEWLDPEAAVGSARVPTLLYLHGGGYYFCSPRSHRAVSFGLATRTGARVFSLDYRLAPEHRFPAALDDAIAAYRRLIAACALPQTLVVAGDSAGGGLALATLVALRDAGDPLPAGALLFSPWTDLAATGASIETNDGADPMFSGASVARAARLYLGDTPATHPYASPVYADMRNLPPLFIQAGRTEVLLDDARRVATRATQAGVAVEFEVWPKVPHAWHLWTPFMPEARRALDDAAHFVQRVMLLRDAA; this is encoded by the coding sequence ATGAGTTGGCAAAGCGCGTTGGCCTGCTGGATTCTGCGCCGCCAGTGTCTGCCGCACACAAAGCGTCCCGAAGTCAGTGCCGAACACGCGCGCGCAATGACCGCAAGGCGCGTGTGGTCGCCGCATGTGCCGCGCGGCTGGCAGTTGCGTGAGCAGTACGGGGAAAGCGACTGGCCGCTGCGCGGCGAATGGCTCGACCCCGAAGCGGCCGTCGGTTCGGCGCGCGTGCCGACCCTCCTCTATCTGCACGGCGGCGGCTACTATTTCTGCTCGCCGCGCTCGCATCGCGCCGTATCGTTCGGCCTCGCGACGCGCACAGGCGCGCGTGTCTTCTCGCTCGACTACCGGCTCGCGCCCGAGCATCGCTTTCCCGCAGCACTCGACGACGCGATTGCGGCGTATCGCCGTCTGATCGCGGCCTGCGCCTTGCCGCAAACGCTCGTGGTGGCAGGCGACTCCGCCGGCGGCGGCCTCGCGCTCGCTACGCTCGTCGCGTTGCGCGATGCGGGCGACCCGCTGCCGGCGGGCGCGCTGCTGTTTTCGCCGTGGACCGATCTTGCCGCAACCGGCGCGTCGATCGAAACTAACGACGGCGCGGATCCGATGTTCAGCGGCGCCTCGGTTGCGCGAGCCGCAAGGCTGTATCTCGGCGATACGCCCGCGACGCATCCGTATGCGTCGCCGGTTTACGCGGACATGCGGAACCTGCCGCCGCTTTTCATTCAGGCCGGCCGCACCGAAGTGCTGCTCGACGACGCGCGGCGTGTCGCCACGCGCGCGACGCAAGCGGGCGTCGCAGTCGAGTTCGAGGTCTGGCCGAAGGTGCCGCACGCGTGGCACTTGTGGACGCCGTTCATGCCGGAAGCACGGCGCGCGCTCGACGATGCCGCGCATTTCGTGCAACGCGTCATGCTGCTTCGAGACGCTGCTTAA
- a CDS encoding EcsC family protein — translation MDPISSDLPETETLSPDDLNALRRAKHELESPALAMKLAGIVGSPIEKLIAKIPAAANEKVNDATQAALRKCLQIALRTLGRAVPLAANDKPSNLLHKFAVATTGAAGGAFGMLALPVELPVTTTLMFRSICDIARSEGEDLASIDTQLQCLTVLGMGGTSKADDDADYGYFIMRGALAQAVSKASSEIASKGFTSHGSAALLRLLSTIASRFSVQVSEQVAAKSIPAIGAVLGAMVNTVFMDHFQHIAHGHFTVRRLERRYGPDAVRAAYQAIDVSPAPGA, via the coding sequence ATGGATCCCATTTCGTCTGACCTGCCTGAAACAGAAACGCTGTCGCCCGACGACCTGAACGCGCTCCGGCGTGCGAAACACGAGCTCGAAAGTCCGGCGCTCGCGATGAAACTCGCGGGTATCGTCGGCTCGCCGATCGAGAAACTGATCGCGAAGATACCGGCTGCCGCAAACGAAAAGGTCAACGACGCGACGCAGGCGGCGCTGCGCAAGTGCCTGCAGATCGCGCTGCGCACGCTGGGCCGCGCCGTGCCGCTCGCGGCCAACGACAAGCCGAGCAATCTGCTGCACAAGTTCGCGGTGGCGACGACGGGCGCCGCGGGCGGCGCGTTCGGCATGCTGGCGTTGCCGGTCGAACTGCCGGTCACGACGACGCTGATGTTCCGTTCGATCTGCGATATCGCGCGCAGCGAGGGCGAAGACCTCGCGTCGATCGATACGCAGCTGCAGTGTCTGACCGTGCTCGGCATGGGCGGCACCTCGAAAGCCGACGACGATGCCGACTACGGCTACTTCATCATGCGCGGCGCGCTTGCGCAGGCGGTGTCGAAGGCGTCGTCGGAAATCGCATCGAAGGGCTTTACGTCGCATGGGTCGGCGGCGTTGCTGCGTCTGTTGAGCACGATCGCCTCGCGCTTCTCGGTGCAGGTCAGCGAACAGGTCGCCGCGAAGTCGATTCCGGCCATCGGCGCAGTGCTGGGCGCGATGGTCAACACCGTGTTCATGGATCACTTCCAGCACATCGCGCATGGCCACTTCACGGTCCGGCGGCTCGAGCGCCGCTATGGACCCGACGCCGTGCGGGCCGCGTATCAGGCGATCGACGTCTCGCCCGCGCCCGGCGCTTAA